A stretch of DNA from Thermodesulfobacteriota bacterium:
CAGGGAAGGCGGCAGGACCGTGGGCGCCGGAGTCGTTACCAAAATCGTGGAGTGACGTGAGACACAATGGGTGATAATGTAATCGTGGTTGCTCTCGCCTGCAGCGAGTGCAAGAGAAGAAACTATTCTACGACGAAGAATAAACAGGTTCACAGGGAAAAGATCGAGCTTAAGAAGTACTGCAAGTGGTGCAAGAAGCACGTCGATCACAAAGAAACCAAGTAGAGGTTCGTAAAAATTGTGAATAGGGCAGTAGCTCAATTAGGGAGAGCACTGGACTCCAAATCCAGCGGTTGG
This window harbors:
- the rpmG gene encoding 50S ribosomal protein L33 produces the protein MGDNVIVVALACSECKRRNYSTTKNKQVHREKIELKKYCKWCKKHVDHKETK